The uncultured Sphaerochaeta sp. genome includes the window ATGAAAAACTTACATTGTTGTTCAAGAGCAATCGCATACAATATGTTTCACTGCCTTTGGATGAACAAGGTGTTGCTCTAGAAGCACTCTATGCCAGTGGAGCAGATGTACTCTCCATCACACCAAGCCATCAGTTTCCTACCGGTCGTATCATGCCGGTCACACGGCGACTGCAACTCCTGCAGTGGGCAAACGAAAAATCCGGACGATATATATTGGAAGATGATTATGACAGTGAGTTTCGCTATAGCGGAAAACCAATCCCTTCCTTGCAAGGCCTCGATGGACAAGGCAAGGTCATCTATCTTGGAGCTTTCAGCAAATCACTCTCCCCTGCCCTGAGAATCAGTTACATGGTTCTTCCTGAGGCACTTATGGAGCGGTATGAAGCATATCTCAGCTTCTACTACTGCCCTGTTCCACTTATTGAACAGAAGGTCCTGCATGCATTTCTCGAAAAGGGGCATTTTGAGCGGCACCTAAACAGGATGCGTAATCTCTATCGTCAAAAGCGGGAGCTTCTGGTCTCCTGTATCACCAGACTCCTCCCCTATGTAGAGATTGCCGGAGATTCAGCGGGATTGCACCTGCTGTTGTACGTTCACAATGGAATGGATGAAAATACCCTGGTAAAGAGGGCTGGTAACCATCAGGTAAAAATCTATGGGATTACCCGCTACTATTCGGAGCCTCCACTACAGACAATGCAGACTACACTCTTGATGGGGTTTGCAACATTGGACCTAGAGGAAATACCAAAGGCGGTTTCACTTCTAAGGGAGGCATGGAGTGACTGAGATTCACCCCACTTAACAAGATCCCAGCTTCCCTGCCACCAAGGCCAAGGCATCAGATGCATTTAGGGGCTTGCTGAAAAAGAAACCCTGGGCCTTGTCACAGTTGTTTTGCTTCAGATAATC containing:
- a CDS encoding PLP-dependent aminotransferase family protein, coding for MYKINLQLQSNTPETLTEQLYRYLKEELIRGTFNRDDKLPSKRRLAENLQCSINTVQAAYNQLVDEGYLQTREKSGYYVADLSGILVLGPDEYRPVVDTVKTPSYLYTFSHQGVDHKRFPFSLWRRLSNQIISSRDTELLTISDPKGLFALRSSITHYLQSSRGVHCGANQIIISSGTEYLMQLLIQLLDERTVYAIENPGYEKLTLLFKSNRIQYVSLPLDEQGVALEALYASGADVLSITPSHQFPTGRIMPVTRRLQLLQWANEKSGRYILEDDYDSEFRYSGKPIPSLQGLDGQGKVIYLGAFSKSLSPALRISYMVLPEALMERYEAYLSFYYCPVPLIEQKVLHAFLEKGHFERHLNRMRNLYRQKRELLVSCITRLLPYVEIAGDSAGLHLLLYVHNGMDENTLVKRAGNHQVKIYGITRYYSEPPLQTMQTTLLMGFATLDLEEIPKAVSLLREAWSD